The sequence TCTACAGTATGCGTTGAGGAGGGTTCAAATGTAACCACCACATGGCGCTGGAGCAAATCAGTTTACAGAGTAATAAAACCAAGACAATCTTCAGGCTGGCTGCTCATAAGTGACGCTGCTATTGTTGTCTGAACTAGTATCATCAACAGACAGCTTACTCCACCTCTTCCAAGAAATCCTTGATCTCTGCTGGGCTTAAAACTCTGTATTTTGTATGGAAAAACTGTTAGTTCTCAGCAAACCATTTGAATGTAGCAAGGACTTTGTAATATCGCATAGCTCCAGGTTTGCAAAAACAACAAATAAACACAAACATTTCCCCTACAGCTAGAGAGGCACAAGTTGTTAGCAAACCCTAAAGAAACAGATTCTTCGTATAGTCAGGGAGCAATGAGCGATGCAGTAATTTTGAACCATATAAATATGGCAGTAAGATTGAGTCTCTGTAACTTACTTGAACTCACGATCAGCTCGAATAATTCCGATTTCAATGTTGTTGGAGGAAATTTGCCCCTCATATCTGCAAGTCCAAGATCCGGAACCAATTATTAACTATTTAGGATATTTCTAAACTAAGCAAGTACAACAGGGATGCGAGCGATACCCTTCTTTCAAAGTCAAAATTGCAGTGTggatggcatcatcaagctccatATCTTCTGTGTATCTACAATGAAACCATACAAATATAACATGTGAAATCAGAGGGAAAGGATGAACAATTATAGCACACATGCTGCTTACATTAATCACTGATGAGGTAGATAAAATCAACTGGAATTTATTTACAATCGGATGAAAGAATATTATCAGCAGTACTGTGTCACAACTCAAAACAGTGTCTAGATCAAGTGCACAACATTACTACATTGAGGCTGTACCTCTTTTCAAGAAACGTCTTTGCATTGGACACATTTTTTCCCATGGCTGATGCCTTCCAGGAGAAGTATGATCCTGAGGGATCAACCTGAAGAAATTGGCAACAATGTCAGTTGTCCTGAGTTTATGAAGGTACATCCTACAGTATCATGGTGATTGTTAGCACAAAAGTACACATTATTCACTTTCTAAGTACTACTTGTGATCATCTCTTGTAAAGCAATAAGCAGTTTTCTTTGGAAGGTTAATAAACAGGTTTCTATCTTGTAGCTTCTTCAGTATACCTGATACAACTGCGGGCCATTGTCATCATACCCAGCAATCAACAGTGATACTCCAAATGGTCTCACACCACTGATACAAGCAAGGATAACAAGTAAAACTCATTAGCATATACCTATCTCAAGCTTTCACTAATCACCTTAACACCCCAAACAATAGAGGCTAGTACATGTTTTTGACCGGATGGTGTATATCCTAGCAATCTCTATTAGTTTAGCTTTTTGGTCAAGCCATCACGATGACGTAAAGTGGATCAATAAATGGAAATAGCTACTAAATGTTATAGATATAGTGCATATTTTATGTATGAAGCTGATTGACTTGCTTGGCAACTAAATAAAATTTAACCCTCAATAtcacgaattaattgtaaatcAATAACTGGATTGCACACAGGAATACTGTAAGATCTCTAGGAGTGATCGCAATACATTTAAGTAATGTACAAATAAGGGACTCAAACAGCTAAAGCAAACAATGCTACTCCAAGTGTATACTTTGAGTCTTTGACTATCAAAATTTTTATTAAATGCATATTAATAGAAGGGTAGACCGTGCAGGGATGAGAACTGTCTCACTGAGTCACTAGGTTGTGGGTTCGAAACAGCCTCTCCGTATTTGCGACAAAAAGGCTTGCTCGGTTTACCCCTTCActagaccccactcatgtgggagcctccgaCACTTGGTCTACTCTTTTTTTTTATATTATAAGCAGCTAAAACAATACAGTGTTATTCCAAGGGTATACTTTGAATATAAAAAAATTAATAAATGCATATAGTATTATGAGCATGCAGATGGTCCCATAAATATGAATATCAACTTAAGTTTTTATGAATAATAATAAATTAGGCAGTGCATGCCATTATTTTATGCACAAATAGGCAAATAGAAATAACTAAGTCTAGTTACATACCCTGACTGTGTGAACTCCTGCATGACAGCAGCAGTCTCTCGTACAAGCTGTGTTACAGGTATATGTTCCTGCATTTGGAAATGAAACAATAATTTAAAACACATTTTGCTACCTGACAGCGAGGTTGCAACAGGGAATATATTTTTAAATTACAAATTCACTTCAATAGCGTTTTTAACATATGAGAATTTTTATAACTATCCAAAAAGATACAAAGAGGCTTCCTTGAAAATCGTTGGGGCGTAACCCTCTTAGCGACGCACCATATCGGAACCCGGGTATGATGTTAAATGAGCAAGGGCCGGGCCGTCACCCCTTAAGTGACGCGCCGTCTCTTGATCTGGAGCCGGTGATAAGTGAGCAAGGATCGGGTCGTCGCATCCTTAGTAGCGCGCTACATCGGCGCCCGGGTGTAGTGGAAAATGAGCAAGGGTCTTTGTATCTTCCTCGGCGGGTGCGAAGGGTAAGGAAGTTAGTCGAGCCAACTAGGGTCCGTGTAGGTAGTTGGAACGTAGGTTCCTTAACAGGTAAGTTACGAGAAATAGTCGACGTTGCGGTGAGGAGACGGGTAAATATTTTATGTGTTCAAGAGACCAAGTGGAAAGGACAAAAGGCGAAGGAAGTGGAAGGTACAGGCTTCAAGTTGTGGTACACGGGGACTGCAGCAAACAAGAATGGAGTAGGCGTCTTGATCGATAAGAGCCTTAAAGATGGGGTAGTAGATGTTAAGAGGCTAGGAGATAGAATCATCCTAGTCAAACTGGTCAATGGGGACTTGGTTCTCAATGTTATTAGCGTGTATGCTCCTCAAGTAGGCCTTAATGAGAACTCAAAGAGGGAGTTCTGGGAaggcctggaggacatggttagtagtgtgccagttggcgagaagctcttcataggagatctcaatggccatgtgggtacatctagcaccagtttcgagggtgtgcatggaggcttcggctttaggactaggaatcaaggagaggaaatcctgaactttgccctagcctatgacatgtttatagcaaacactttctttaggaagaggaaatcccacctggtgaccttcagtagtggccaacacattagccagattgatttcgtcctcttgagaaaagaggacagacatgcctgcttagattgcaaggttatacctggagagtgtgtggtaacccaacataagcttgtcgtagctgacttccgttttaagattcgtttacaacggaataagcataacaaggtcactagaacaaagtggtggaagcttaaaggggatgtgGCCCAAACTTTCAAGGAGAGAGTTATCGAGGAGGGCCCTTGGGCAGAAGAGGGAGACGCAAACatcatgtggaggaagatggtgacATGCATCCAAAAGATAGCTTCAGAAGAGTTTGGTTTGAGTCAAGGAAACAGAAGGGAAGTTAAAGACACTTGGTGGTGGAACGAAGATGTCCAAAAGGCTATCAAGGAGAAGAAAGATTGCTACAAACgcttacatcatgacaagtgtgcaGACAATATAGACAAGTACATGATAGCGAAGAAGTCTGCAAAGCGAGCGGTTAGTAGAGCGCGGGGTCAAGCCTATGACGACCTTTATCAACGGTTGGACACAAAGCAGGGAGAAAAGGATATCTATAGGATGGCCAAGATTCGTGAAAGGAAGACAAGGGATGTCAACCAAGTCAAATGCATCAAGGATCAAGGAAACCAACTATTAGTGAAGAATCAAGAGATCAAGAACAAATGGAAGGAGTACTTcaacaaattgttcaatggagggaatgagagttctacagtagaattggacgaaccattcgatgacaacaacaggggttttgtacgaaggatacaagaatatgaagttaaggaggcgctaaaaaggatgaaggtaggaaaggcgatgggccctgatggtatccctatcgaggaatggagatgccttggagacatagcgatagtatggctgactaagcttttcaacaccatctttcggacaaacagaatgcccgacgagtggcggcggagtacgttagtaccaatcttcaagaacaaaggagacgttcaaagttgtactaattaccgtagaattaagctcatgagccatacaatgaagctatgggagagagtcattgaacaccgcctgcggaagatgacgagcgtgacccaaaatcagtttggtttcatgcctgggagatcaactatggaggccattttcttactaagacaacttatggagagatttagagaacaaaagaaagacctgcatatggtcttcatagacttggagaaggcttatgacaaagtacctaagagtgtaatgtggtgggccttggaaaaacacaaagtatcaacaaagtacattaatcttattaaagatatgtacactaatgttgtgacaagtgtacgaacaagtgatggagacatcgatgactttccaattaacataggactacatcaagggtcggctttgagcccttatcttttcgctttggtgatagatgaggtcacaagggacatacaaggagatataccgtggtgtatgctttttgccgatgatgtggtacttattgaggagagtaggagtggtgtttcgcaaaagttggaattgtggaggcagacgctggaagcaaaaggttttacgcttagtaggtctaaaacagagtatatgaagtgtgatttcagtgccatggggtatgaggatggcgatgttagtcttgatgggcaagtggtacccaagaaagacatttttcgttacttaggatcaatgcttcagaaggagggagacatcgatgaggatgtcagtcatagaattaaagctggatggttgaagtggcggcaagctgcgggtgtcttatacgacccccgggtgccacacaaactaaaaggcaaattctacaggacagcaatccggccggctatgttgtatggagcagaatgttggcccactaaaatacgacatgtccaacaactaagtgtggcagagatgcgtatgttgcgctggatatgtggccacacaaggagagaccgagtccggaatgatgatatacgagagagagtaggagtggcgccaattgaggagaagcttatgcaacatcgtttgagatggtttggacatatccaacgaagacctgaagaggcaccagtgcatatcggaataattaggcgtctcgagaatgtgaagagaggtagaggtcgaccaaccttgacgtggacagaggctgtgaagagggacctgaaggagtggaatattgataaagagctcgccgtGGATAGGAAGCGGTGGAAAagtgcaattcacgtgccagaaccctgatttgtagtttcgcttttcctccttaatcgtttgacctttttTTGTGCCCttttagatcttgctggttcttgtgggttttatctcttttaaTGTGTTTTCCCGTTTCGTCGTTTTTcagttctcctttgcctttgtctcccttttcttttctttggggttgagctctgaggttttcatatggggtttcatctctagcctaccccaacgtgcttgggacaaaaaggctttgttgttgttgttgtatccAAATAGATACAAAGAGGCACCAAATGAAAACATGCAGTACCCCTACCTAGATATGATCATATGATTAAAGTAcctcttcatacctctaaggcatGTAAGAAGTCTCTTACCAGATATATAAATATTTTCCAGAAATCTAACTTAGCAAGTTGCCAAAAAGTATACCTTGTACAACCGATAATATTGTTGTGCCTGCTTTCGACTTTTCCTCACCAGAACACGGAAATCTGGACCCATCCCACTGAAAACAATGCAAGAAAAGTGCATGAATAGAACGTGATAGAAAAAACTTGACAATTGAGAAGATGCACTAAAGGTCCATAACTTCAACAACAACCAACATTGAACTTCAACACAATTGTAATGTATTCCAATTCCAAAATAGAAAATTTAAATGAATACAAGATCAAAAAAGATAGTGCAGTACCTATAGACAACTCCAATATTAGGTGTTAGTGCCTGAATCTTTTGCACCTGAAAAGTTTTTCATGCAGGTATCTGTTTAGCACTCGTCATGGAGAAAGGTCAGAATGTGGCAAAAgagaaattcaaaaacttagataCACATACAGATGTTTCATCCACTAAAATAGAAGGCAGCTTCTTCTCAGTGGCAATGACTACACCATTGGCAGCTGCAAACATGATATATTTCGGAATTAACAAAGAGGCAGAAGTAAAACAAAATGGTTGTACTGCCTAACCAAGGACCATGTATATTACATAGAACATTATAATTTGATTTAAAAAGAATAGTATGG is a genomic window of Zea mays cultivar B73 chromosome 5, Zm-B73-REFERENCE-NAM-5.0, whole genome shotgun sequence containing:
- the LOC109939198 gene encoding proteasome subunit alpha type-2, translating into MGDSQYSFSLTTFSPSGKLVQIEHALTAVGSGQTSLGIKAANGVVIATEKKLPSILVDETSVQKIQALTPNIGVVYSGMGPDFRVLVRKSRKQAQQYYRLYKEHIPVTQLVRETAAVMQEFTQSGGVRPFGVSLLIAGYDDNGPQLYQVDPSGSYFSWKASAMGKNVSNAKTFLEKRYTEDMELDDAIHTAILTLKEGYEGQISSNNIEIGIIRADREFKVLSPAEIKDFLEEVE